One part of the Solea solea chromosome 1, fSolSol10.1, whole genome shotgun sequence genome encodes these proteins:
- the nedd8l gene encoding NEDD8 ubiquitin like modifier, like, whose product MLIKVKTLTGKEIEIDIEPTDKVERIKERVEEKEGIPPQQQRLIYSGKQMNDEKTAADYKIQGGSVLHLVLALRGGSAVNSPASTRPLSLL is encoded by the exons ATGCTGATCAAAGTAAAG ACTCTCACAGGAAAAGAAATAGAGATCGACATTGAGCCCACAGATAAA GTGGAGCGAATTAAAGAAAGGGTAGAGGAGAAGGAAGGGATCCCCCCACAGCAACAAAGACTCATCTACAGTGGAAAACAGAT GAATGATGAGAAGACAGCTGCAGACTACAAGATCCAGGGAGGCTCAGTGCTCCATCTCGTGTTGGCACTAAGAGGAGGATCAGCGGTCAACAGTCCAGCCAGCACACGCCCTTTGTCCTTGTTATGA
- the LOC131467066 gene encoding zona pellucida sperm-binding protein 3-like, with amino-acid sequence MVTHLYLGVVILAIFASTVTCADIDVVCEKDSVKIKWKISAELVPFSARLFLGTCMVSHLNVLPTGEGEAQFDYTFAECKFKKLIKGKHIKYQNELTYRPQARTKPASFVYPIECVQKRPETWIPTFLNPGSGVSAGRGGLVIHMSLLNEQLTGVAETNVIPLGSFMPIWAAVEQKSHQPLLLLMEQCVAASTPELKPGSQVYPIINNKGCLLESKRGSSMFLPRYHSSAIILYLQSFKFNLGEEVYIHCKLVVWDPEVFDEGKKACHYVKESGSWELLDDPFQSSLCSCCDSTCKSRSRRGLEWESHDHSRTHSVLGPLIIVEHNNKSVSQDVLV; translated from the exons ATGGTGACTCATCTGTACCTGGGTGTGGTAATCCTGGCTATTTTTGCATCGACTGTCACTTGTGCAG ATATTGACGTGGTTTGTGAAAAAGACTCGGTGAAAATCAAATGGAAGATCAGTGCAGAGTTGGTGCCATTTTCGGCTCGTCTCTTCCTGGGCACCTGCATGGTATCTCACCTGAATGTTCTGCCCACCGGTGAGGGGGAAGCACAGTTTGACTACACGTTTGCGGAGTGCAAGTTTAAAAAACTg ATTAAAGGGAAACACATTAAATATCAAAATGAGCTGACTTACAGGCCACAAGCGAGGACAAAACCTGCATCATTTGTGTATCCCATTGAGTGTGTTCAAAAAAG ACCTGAGACATGGATCCCTACATTCCTGAACCCTGGGTCAGGTGTTTCTGCAGGCCGAGGTGGGCTGGTGATCCACATGTCCCTACTAAACG AGCAATTGACAGGTGTGGCTGAGACCAACGTAATCCCCCTGGGTTCTTTCATGCCAATATGGGCAGCAGTGGAGCAGAAATCCCATCAACCTCTGCTCCTGCTCATGGAGCAATGTGTGGCAGCCTCTACACCAGAGCTGAAGCCCGGCAGCCAGGTTTACCCCATCATTAACAATAAGGG atgccTCTTGGAAAGCAAGAGGGGAAGCTCCATGTTCCTTCCTCGCTACCACTCATCTGCCATCATCCTCTACCTGCAGTCCTTTAAATTTAATCTTGGCGAGGAG GTGTACATTCACTGTAAGCTGGTTGTATGGGATCCTGAGGTTTTCGATGAGGGCAAGAAAGCCTGCCATTATGTAAAAGAAAGTGGGAG CTGGGAACTACTCGACGACCCGTTTCAGAGCTCCCTATGTAGCTGTTGTGATTCAACCTGCAAGTCCCGTTCCAGAAGAGGACTTGAATGGG AATCCCATGACCACAGTCGCACACATTCTGTACTGGGACCTCTGATCATAGTGGAGCACAACAACAAATCAGTCTCTCAG GATGTTCTCGTCTGA
- the LOC131466582 gene encoding uncharacterized protein LOC131466582: MMASFWQGALLLSLITISVYADMKLDCRLDFVTLVWTESRSHVDLSLFRLGSCFPTSITAREVVFSVDFSDCYFSRLVTGDHLIYANNLTYISTPESRIHSFSHPVACTYDRPKDWYPFIYQPVFNTHGQGDLVFHAGLMNGDFSGPAVLTSFPLGSFIPIMASVEQATHQPLLLLLEECVAAATPELHPESNLHTIITNKGCLVDSKISLSKFEPRQKSSEIKLSLQAFRFGLGEQVYLHCKLVAWDPMGLDNTKKACHYVRDQGWELLDNPEYSNLCDCCDSSCGSRKIRSTGLGKLGIVHGAVLGPFTITES, encoded by the exons aTGATGGCTTCCTTTTGGCAAGGTGCGCTTCTCTTGAGTCTCATCACTATTTCAGTTTATGCAG acATGAAGCTGGACTGTAGGCTTGATTTTGTGACGCTGGTGTGGACAGAGAGCAGAAGCCATGTCGACTTGTCCCTCTTTCGTCTTGGTAGCTGTTTCCCCACCAGCATCACGGCCAGGGAGGTTGTTTTCAGCGTGGACTTCAGTGACTGTTACTTCAGCAGACTG GTCACTGGGGATCATCTGATATACGCCAACAACCTGACCTACATTTCTACCCCCGAGTCTCGTATACACTCCTTCAGTCACCCAGTTGCTTGTACATATGATAG gcCTAAAGACTGGTACCCATTCATTTACCAACCCGTGTTTAACACGCATGGTCAAGGAGATCTAGTTTTCCATGCTGGACTTATGAACG GTGACTTCTCAGGACCTGCTGTGTTGACAAGTTTCCCTCTGGGCTCCTTCATCCCAATCATGGCCAGTGTGGAGCAAGCGACCCATCAGCCGTTACTGCTGCTTCTTGAGgaatgtgttgctgctgctacacCAGAGCTGCACCCTGAAAGCAACTTGCATACAATAATCACAAATAAGGG ATGTCTTGTGGACAGTAAGATCTCCCTCTCAAAATTTGAACCAAGGCAGAAATCATCTGAGATCAAACTATCCCTTCAAGCCTTCAGGTTTGGTCTTGGAGAACAG GTGTATCTCCATTGCAAACTTGTGGCTTGGGATCCCATGGGTCTAGACAACACAAAGAAGGCCTGCCACTATGTCAGAGATCAGGG CTGGGAGCTTCTGGATAACCCTGAATACAGCAATCTGTGTGACTGCTGTGACTCAAGCTGCGGGTCTAGGAAAATAAGGAGCACAGGGTTGG GTAAACTTGGTATTGTACATGGAGCAGTCCTTGGGCCTTTCACCATCACAGAGTCCTGA